The window TCGAAATCAAGAGACCCCGCTTCAGCATCAAGATTTTCTCTTGCGTTCTCAAGGCTTACAAAGCTCATGCCGATTTTGATTTCAACGGGGTTGTTTTTTATGTTGCCGAAATTGATGTCAGCGCCAGCATCGTCTCCTGAGGATTCAAGCTTTCCTCCAACATTCTCACCGTCGCTCCATGTGGCAAATGTTGCAAAAGGTCTGTTGAAACGGGCCACGAAATATCCCTTGAGGCCGCCGTATCGACTCGAAAATGCTGTCAGAACCCGGCCTTCACCTTCAATTTCCCTGGTATCAGGAAGAATTTTCACCCTGCCTTCGGTCGCATGGCCGCCTGCAAGGAAACTGGTCGCATCTATCAGTATGTGTGCATCCCTGCCAGAGCCGAATGTATAACGGTGGACGCCGACATGTTTGGTGGCTGTCAGTTCGGCAAGACAGTTTATTACAGGCAGGTTCACTGCATAATAGCCGGCAGTTGCAACCTCCTGCTTATGTGAGAAGTAAAGCGGCTTCTTCAGCCTGTCTGCAGGGTCAAAGTTACCGACAGAAGGCCTCACCCTGAAATGGCCAAGGTCAATTGCGCCCGTGCCGGAAAGCCTTGTATGGCTGAACCCCCACAGATAATTGTGGCCGTAATAATAACCGGCTGTCCCGCACTTTATAATATTGTTGCCCCCGGGGAAGGTCGTATCCGGGCTAAGTCTGACCATTCCGAAAGGTGTTGTTGCGCCCGGAAAGAGCATGGCGCTTGCCCAGGGTATGCCGCCTGTGCCGATGAATGGATCAACCCACCTGCCCAGTTCTCCAGGCTTTGTATCAGGCATGGGCTCGCACCGAGAAAGGCCGAGCATGAATAAGGCAGAAAAAATCATTACCGCTATTAATGTCAGGCGGAAAAAAGTGTTCCCTGATGTTCTCATTTTACAGCTCCTCATACGTAAACGGAATAAAAGAAAAACCTTAATTAAAATTATTGACTAAGACCTCCCGTGTCAAGGTCATTAATCCATCTTATCGTGTTCAAAAAGAAATAATCAGGCCATGCCGCTCCTGACGGATTTGTCCTGCAGGATATGAACAACCGTCGGGTCGACAAGCCCCATACCCTCGAAGGAAACCCTGCACAGGTTTTTTATCGACTCTTCAGGTGAACCTCCCAGCACGCCGTCGGTCTCCGACAGACCGTAACCTGCCAGCGCCATAAAGGCTGAGCGCACGGCTGTTTCTGCACCGCTCATGATCTTCATCGAGCATCCGGGTTTGGCCCCATCACAGATTATGCCGCACAGGTCGCCGATTACATTATCGATTGCATAACCTATCTTCTTCATGTCAATGCCGGCATTCTGATATACGAGGGCAATGGCGGCGGAGATGCTTGCCGCTATCGCGCAGCCGCAAATGACGGAGAGTTCTCCCATGAAGCATTTGACATAGGAGTTGACCGCATGGGATATCGCAATGCTCTCCACTATGCGATCAATCTCGATATCCTGATGCCTGCCCACTATATATGGGACAAGGATCGTGAGCGAACCCTGATTGCCGCTGCCGCCGCTTGTCATGACCGGTTCGGGCATGCCGCCCATTCTTGCATCTACCGCCGAAGCGACAGCCAGTTTGACCCTGTAGGAAAGGTCGTTGGCCATTATCCCTTCCTTCATCATATGTTTGAGCTGGTATGCGGTTCTCTTCATGTCGATTCCCTTCAAGGATACGGCTATGTTCATGTCTATTCCACGCTGAATGTAGGCCCGGTCATCCGCATCCATCACGATGACATTTTTCAGGACATCTTCAAGCTTCATCTCCCGCATGACATCCTTGTATCCCTTTTCGCGGGAACCTGCATGAGGGTGCTTTTCTATTATCGATTTCCCGTCTTTTTCGAGTTTAACGATGTTTGTATGCCCTTCAGCAACTACACATCGGACAACTGAGACACCGTCTGCAGCCTCGACCTCGACATGAAATTCCTTTTCGTCTTCCTTGCAGCAATATTGAAGCTTTCCTGAAGCTATAAGCTCTTTTGCAATATTTAAAACTTCAGGGGAAACATCCTTT of the Desulfomonilia bacterium genome contains:
- a CDS encoding L-serine ammonia-lyase, iron-sulfur-dependent, subunit alpha is translated as MNLLKNIFENEVFPAIGCTEPISCAYTAAAAVELLGGPVEKITLYVDPGTYKNGAAVTVPNSGGAKGNAIAAALGAAIAKSSLRLEILKDVSPEVLNIAKELIASGKLQYCCKEDEKEFHVEVEAADGVSVVRCVVAEGHTNIVKLEKDGKSIIEKHPHAGSREKGYKDVMREMKLEDVLKNVIVMDADDRAYIQRGIDMNIAVSLKGIDMKRTAYQLKHMMKEGIMANDLSYRVKLAVASAVDARMGGMPEPVMTSGGSGNQGSLTILVPYIVGRHQDIEIDRIVESIAISHAVNSYVKCFMGELSVICGCAIAASISAAIALVYQNAGIDMKKIGYAIDNVIGDLCGIICDGAKPGCSMKIMSGAETAVRSAFMALAGYGLSETDGVLGGSPEESIKNLCRVSFEGMGLVDPTVVHILQDKSVRSGMA